In a genomic window of Polycladomyces abyssicola:
- a CDS encoding 2-hydroxy-3-keto-5-methylthiopentenyl-1-phosphate phosphatase produces the protein MTHERKRVIFCDFDGTITTNDNIVQIMKHFDPPGWKRIVDDILSRRISVRQGVGQLFSLLPSARREEIVSYVLEQAEIRPGFEEFLAFCRERDIRLLITSGGIDFFVYPILSKFDIPRDDIYCNASDFSGETIQILWPHSCDEHCDNDCGMCKTSIIRSFSSERYEKIVIGDSVTDLAGSRLADWVLARDYLLEKCRELNLPHASFDTFYDCIDRLSSPVGVK, from the coding sequence GTGACGCATGAGCGCAAACGCGTCATTTTTTGCGACTTTGACGGCACGATTACGACCAACGACAACATCGTGCAGATCATGAAACACTTCGATCCACCCGGCTGGAAGCGCATCGTGGATGACATCCTGTCGCGACGGATCAGTGTTCGCCAGGGCGTGGGACAGCTGTTTTCACTGCTCCCGTCCGCCCGGAGGGAGGAAATCGTCTCCTATGTCCTGGAACAGGCTGAGATCCGTCCGGGATTTGAGGAGTTCCTGGCATTTTGTCGCGAGCGGGATATTCGCCTGCTGATCACCAGCGGGGGAATCGATTTTTTCGTCTATCCGATTTTGTCCAAATTCGACATACCCCGTGACGACATTTACTGCAACGCCAGCGACTTTTCGGGAGAGACGATTCAAATCCTGTGGCCGCATTCTTGTGACGAGCACTGTGACAATGACTGCGGCATGTGCAAAACCAGTATCATTCGTTCCTTTTCTTCGGAGCGATACGAAAAAATCGTGATCGGCGACAGCGTCACCGATTTGGCCGGGTCCCGGTTGGCCGATTGGGTGCTGGCGCGAGACTACCTGCTGGAGAAATGCCGGGAGCTGAACCTCCCGCATGCGTCGTTCGATACCTTCTACGATTGTATCGACCGGTTGAGCTCCCCGGTTGGTGTGAAGTGA